The proteins below are encoded in one region of bacterium:
- a CDS encoding Rrf2 family transcriptional regulator, translating into MLVSLQADYALRVLVDVAMHQARGTAVVTREIADRQHVPRVFLTKIVAQLASHGMLRTQRGKGGGVMLGRTPDAINLLDVIETFEGSLQFNQCAHDPKFCVLSNGCIIRGFWRTAERHLKEFFRNRTLSDLLVLIAKAEAEDTQGVPASFEESDDLRMMPMVQAEISRTQPTA; encoded by the coding sequence ATGTTGGTTTCACTGCAAGCAGACTATGCACTCCGAGTGCTGGTAGACGTCGCCATGCATCAGGCACGCGGCACCGCCGTGGTCACCCGGGAGATTGCCGACCGGCAACACGTACCTCGAGTATTTCTCACCAAGATCGTCGCCCAGCTCGCCAGTCATGGCATGCTTCGCACTCAGCGCGGCAAAGGCGGCGGCGTGATGCTGGGACGTACACCGGATGCGATCAACTTGCTGGACGTGATCGAAACATTCGAAGGAAGCCTCCAGTTCAACCAGTGCGCGCACGATCCGAAGTTCTGTGTGCTTTCCAACGGGTGCATCATCCGTGGCTTCTGGCGCACAGCCGAGAGACATTTGAAAGAGTTTTTCCGCAACCGCACGTTGTCGGATCTGCTGGTGCTGATCGCCAAGGCGGAAGCGGAAGACACTCAGGGAGTTCCCGCGTCGTTCGAAGAGTCGGATGACCTGCGGATGATGCCGATGGTGCAGGCGGAAATCAGCCGCACTCAACCGACGGCATAG
- a CDS encoding sodium:solute symporter family protein: MPSSFRLHPLDIAVPALYFVAVLIIGLVQRGRRHGVEEYLLMGRKLTAPAFIMSLVSAWYGGILGVSEYSYNYGLSNWFVFGVPYYLHALIFAIFFARLARRTKNYSIPDRLETVYGSGAARIGALVIVVITMPAAYLLMAGKMTAWIFGWTYPAGLLAAVLFSTIYIYAGGLRSVVRTDVFEFIIMYAGFVMMVLMLGSHYGGISFLRANVKPELFTPLGGQAFAAVFVWYIIASTTLIEPLFYERVSALEKERTALPGILMAIVFWAIFDFMTTTTGLYARALLPDLKDPSYAFPELARLVLPVGAFGFFLAALLATIMSTVNAYTFLAAKTLGQDLIWKGSAARDPNQVQPLVRRWLLVTTVAATLLALASDSIVNLWHGLGSIAAPVLLLPTLTSWSGKHAYPRRFVVLGMIASGLVSLFWQLWQVYMGGTYPFGIEPIYVGLGVSGVIYAGGRMFTKPQSAPGTEERSKLRDYPKINP, translated from the coding sequence ATGCCTTCCTCCTTCCGCCTTCATCCTTTGGACATCGCCGTTCCTGCGCTGTATTTTGTGGCCGTGCTGATCATCGGCCTCGTGCAGCGTGGGCGGCGCCATGGGGTTGAAGAGTACCTGTTGATGGGCCGGAAGCTGACCGCTCCGGCCTTCATCATGTCTCTGGTGTCCGCATGGTACGGCGGTATCTTAGGGGTCAGCGAGTACTCGTACAACTACGGCCTCTCCAACTGGTTTGTGTTCGGTGTGCCCTATTATCTCCATGCGCTGATCTTTGCGATCTTCTTTGCCCGGCTCGCGCGTCGCACGAAGAACTACTCGATTCCCGACCGGCTGGAAACCGTTTATGGCAGCGGCGCGGCACGGATCGGCGCGCTGGTGATTGTCGTGATTACCATGCCCGCCGCCTATCTGCTGATGGCGGGCAAGATGACCGCGTGGATTTTCGGCTGGACTTACCCCGCCGGACTGCTGGCCGCGGTGCTGTTCTCGACAATCTACATCTATGCCGGCGGACTGCGGAGCGTGGTGCGGACGGACGTCTTCGAATTCATCATCATGTACGCGGGCTTTGTGATGATGGTGCTGATGCTCGGCTCGCACTATGGCGGCATCAGTTTCCTGCGGGCGAATGTCAAACCGGAACTGTTCACACCCCTGGGCGGACAGGCTTTTGCCGCCGTGTTCGTGTGGTACATTATTGCGTCCACGACGCTGATCGAACCACTGTTTTATGAGCGGGTTTCGGCGCTGGAAAAGGAGCGCACCGCGCTGCCGGGAATCTTGATGGCGATTGTCTTCTGGGCCATCTTCGATTTCATGACCACCACCACCGGCCTCTATGCCCGCGCCCTGCTGCCGGATCTGAAGGACCCCTCCTATGCCTTCCCCGAGTTGGCCCGGCTGGTGCTGCCGGTAGGAGCCTTCGGCTTCTTTCTGGCGGCATTGCTGGCGACCATCATGAGCACCGTAAATGCCTACACCTTTCTGGCGGCAAAGACTCTGGGACAGGATCTCATCTGGAAGGGCAGCGCCGCACGAGATCCGAATCAGGTGCAGCCGCTGGTCCGGCGCTGGCTGCTGGTGACGACCGTGGCCGCCACGCTACTGGCACTGGCGTCCGATTCGATTGTCAATCTGTGGCATGGCCTGGGTTCGATTGCCGCCCCGGTCCTGCTTCTTCCCACGCTGACCTCATGGTCGGGCAAACATGCCTATCCCCGCCGGTTCGTTGTGCTGGGAATGATCGCCTCAGGGTTGGTGTCGCTCTTCTGGCAACTCTGGCAGGTGTATATGGGCGGGACGTATCCGTTCGGGATCGAGCCGATTTACGTGGGGCTGGGGGTGTCGGGAGTGATTTATGCGGGAGGGAGGATGTTTACTAAACCTCAATCCGCGCCCGGAACAGAAGAGCGCAGCAAGCTGCGCGACTACCCCAAGATCAATCCGTAG
- the pfp gene encoding diphosphate--fructose-6-phosphate 1-phosphotransferase, which produces MAKPEDTVRRRTLAILVGGGPAPGINGVIRSVTIEAVNSGLRVIGIYDGFKWLAKGDARTVDLDIETVSRIHFLGGSMLRTSRENPTDSQSKMDAMLRVLTQLEVDYLVTIGGDDTAFTAHKVAELVGQQLQVAHVPKTIDNDLPLSGEMPTFGFETARHVGSDIVRTLMEDAQTTNRWYYVVTMGRKAGHLALGMGKAAGATLTIIGEEFRDRKISFMTICDILETSAIKRLAMGRPFGTAVLAEGLLDRIDKNELMRVADLDYDAHGNIRFSEIDLGRMLKNEVSRRLKERGIPTMIVAKDIGYELRCAEPIPFDREYVQDLGYAAVRYLLNGGTGAIVTIYRGKIIPLNFEDLTEPSSGRLRIRQVDIDSDSYKVARQYMVRLEPADFAEVKSIARLALIGKLSREEFERRFRYLINDPPVKSEAEEAARAATVNGKK; this is translated from the coding sequence ATGGCAAAACCTGAAGATACAGTCCGTCGCCGCACATTGGCCATTTTGGTCGGGGGCGGTCCTGCTCCCGGAATCAACGGTGTGATCCGCTCGGTGACCATTGAGGCGGTGAATTCCGGCCTCCGGGTGATCGGCATCTACGATGGGTTCAAATGGCTGGCTAAGGGAGACGCCCGTACGGTCGATCTGGATATCGAGACCGTCAGCCGGATCCACTTCCTCGGGGGTTCCATGCTGCGGACCAGCCGGGAGAACCCGACCGATTCCCAATCCAAGATGGACGCCATGCTGCGGGTCCTCACTCAGCTCGAGGTAGATTACCTCGTGACGATTGGCGGGGATGACACAGCTTTTACGGCGCACAAGGTGGCGGAACTGGTGGGGCAGCAGCTTCAGGTGGCGCACGTTCCGAAGACGATTGACAACGATTTGCCTCTGTCGGGTGAAATGCCGACCTTTGGCTTTGAAACGGCTCGCCATGTGGGTTCGGATATTGTCCGAACGCTGATGGAAGACGCGCAGACCACGAACCGCTGGTATTATGTGGTTACCATGGGGCGCAAGGCGGGACATCTGGCGTTGGGGATGGGCAAGGCCGCCGGGGCGACGCTGACCATTATCGGTGAAGAATTCCGCGACCGCAAGATCAGCTTCATGACTATCTGCGACATCCTCGAAACCTCGGCGATCAAGCGCCTGGCGATGGGCCGGCCCTTCGGCACGGCGGTGCTGGCCGAGGGTTTGCTGGACCGGATCGACAAGAATGAGCTGATGCGGGTAGCGGATCTGGACTATGACGCCCACGGCAACATCCGCTTCTCGGAGATTGACCTTGGCCGGATGCTGAAGAATGAAGTCAGCCGCCGTCTGAAAGAGCGCGGAATCCCCACGATGATCGTCGCCAAGGACATCGGCTATGAGCTGCGCTGTGCGGAGCCGATCCCCTTTGACCGGGAATATGTACAGGATCTGGGCTACGCCGCGGTGCGCTATCTGCTGAACGGCGGAACCGGCGCGATTGTTACCATTTACCGAGGCAAGATCATCCCGTTGAATTTCGAGGATCTTACCGAGCCGTCCTCGGGCCGGTTGCGGATCCGGCAGGTGGATATCGACTCCGACAGTTACAAAGTGGCGCGGCAGTATATGGTGCGGCTTGAGCCCGCCGACTTTGCCGAGGTCAAGTCCATTGCGCGGCTGGCGCTGATCGGCAAACTCTCCCGCGAGGAGTTCGAACGCCGCTTCCGGTATCTGATCAACGATCCTCCGGTCAAATCGGAAGCCGAGGAGGCCGCGCGCGCTGCCACCGTCAACGGAAAGAAATAG
- the sufC gene encoding Fe-S cluster assembly ATPase SufC: MLNSLEIKNLHVAVEGKEILKGLDLVVPVGEVHAVMGPNGSGKSTLASAIMGHPRYEVTGGDILWKGQSLVGLEANERAKLGLFLAFQYPQEIYGVSVTNFLRLAMTERFGNTPSFAEFNKELKKWLELLEITPEFAKRYLNEGFSGGEKKRNEILQMGMLKPEMSVLDETDSGLDIDALRIVSNGVNALRGPDFGALVITHYQRLLNYIVPDYVHVLVNGRIVKTGDRTLALELEDQGYDTIREASEA; the protein is encoded by the coding sequence CTGTTGAATAGTCTTGAGATCAAAAACCTTCACGTCGCGGTGGAAGGCAAGGAGATTCTGAAGGGCCTCGACCTCGTAGTGCCCGTCGGAGAAGTCCATGCCGTGATGGGACCTAATGGCAGCGGTAAGTCTACGCTTGCATCGGCTATTATGGGGCACCCGCGCTATGAAGTGACCGGTGGCGACATTTTATGGAAAGGGCAGAGCCTGGTCGGTTTAGAGGCCAACGAGCGCGCTAAACTCGGCCTGTTTTTAGCCTTCCAGTATCCGCAGGAGATATACGGGGTATCTGTGACCAACTTTCTGCGGTTGGCCATGACCGAGAGATTCGGCAACACTCCATCGTTTGCCGAGTTCAATAAGGAGTTGAAGAAGTGGCTCGAGCTGCTCGAAATCACTCCGGAATTTGCGAAGCGCTACCTGAATGAAGGTTTCTCCGGTGGCGAAAAGAAGCGCAATGAGATCCTGCAGATGGGGATGCTCAAGCCGGAGATGTCCGTGCTGGACGAGACCGATTCCGGTCTGGATATCGATGCCCTGCGTATCGTGTCTAACGGTGTCAACGCTCTGCGCGGCCCCGATTTTGGTGCGCTGGTGATCACGCACTATCAGCGTCTGCTTAACTATATCGTGCCCGACTACGTGCACGTGCTGGTGAATGGCCGCATTGTCAAAACCGGTGACCGCACGCTCGCTCTCGAACTCGAAGACCAGGGCTACGACACTATCCGGGAAGCTTCCGAAGCCTGA
- a CDS encoding alpha-amylase family glycosyl hydrolase: MNSFFSDFHLSRLSRERYRFNRDLLLPSGRRLRPDTLAVQELAYRMNLRLGPQGRGAKPGHVQAMILLQYILHVVVETYRRQKEPQVLEKSERWLEQQFSADTVFEMLRSFADHYPPLVVYRGERTLPQYLEEKQDEVDGRHRLLELAMLVYLANINPAAETVRDLYDDREFAYREAYLTQITALESFLATLPPFGPKNQTLFELLTAPMKAAPHSILGQLAYIRENWVEWLGEDLVLLLLSAEDIVREEEQGGGPGPGIDPDYLQRLSSRAIFENTEVERFSTDKDWMPQVVLMAKSIYVWLDQLSRKYGRLIRRLDEIPDEELDLLAHWGFTGLWMIGVWERSEASRRIKHIRGNVDAVASAYSLYQYRISADLGGDAALDNLRERALKRGIRLASDLVPNHMGIDSVWTRMHPDWFIQLNYSPYGAYSFTGPDLSDDPDISIRIEDGYWRQTDAAVVFQRVDKRNGDTRFIYHGNDGTSMPWNDTAQLNFLIPQVREAMIQQIIDVAKRFPILRFDAAMTLTRKHYQRLWYPEPGTGGAIPSRSQFGLTKDEFDRAMPEEFWRQVVDRVAEQEPETLLLAEAFWLLEGYFVRTLGMHRVYNSAFMNMLKLEENAKYRQVIKNLLEFDPRILQRFVNFMNNPDEDTAVAQFGKGDKYFGVAIMMATMPGLPMFGHGQIEGYTEKYGHEYQRAYYDELPDEELVHRHERDLFPILRKRHLFSGADHFVLYDVFRNNGEVDENVFAFSNGYGDARALVVFHNKYAETSGWIHRSAAFAVPGDGQQLIQKTLSEGLDLKHEPGVYYILRDHLSGLEYLRRATDLASQGLFVSLKAYQCQVFTDIRELKDDESGHWSRLCDALQGRGVPSIEREFKRVVYAPVISAFEKFASADRFKSLLESSASQAKGASSAARVASFVEAARPFLEQAAAIGAVADVEESLEKLTLLTDAALCLHAPAKKMAFDRTQAHKAARDQLVRCVPARLAASESFWRVLCGWLATISVPDKLDTWLLSDVLQRTFRELGATESQAWYEVEQVRVLLEYHEMARSFAASRRFLGVVTMLNDPAVLRLIGAHLYGQVMWFNRESFNHLLRLLYAMTALHALADPKPAKTERARMLAASYASFTQVEDLSAISEYQLERLRVLLGYAAKTEDANLVT, from the coding sequence ATGAACTCTTTTTTTTCTGACTTTCACCTTTCGCGGCTCTCGCGTGAACGCTATCGCTTTAACCGCGACCTGCTCCTGCCGTCCGGCAGGAGGCTGCGGCCGGATACTCTGGCCGTTCAAGAACTGGCGTATCGCATGAACCTGCGGCTGGGTCCGCAGGGGCGCGGCGCCAAGCCGGGGCACGTGCAGGCGATGATTCTGCTGCAATACATCCTGCACGTGGTGGTGGAAACCTACCGCCGGCAAAAAGAGCCACAAGTGCTGGAGAAGTCCGAGCGCTGGCTGGAACAGCAGTTCTCGGCGGATACCGTGTTCGAGATGCTGCGCAGCTTTGCCGATCACTACCCGCCCCTGGTCGTCTACCGCGGCGAGCGCACCCTGCCGCAGTATCTGGAAGAAAAGCAGGATGAGGTCGACGGCAGGCACCGCCTGCTGGAACTGGCGATGCTGGTGTATCTGGCCAATATCAATCCTGCCGCCGAAACCGTGCGGGATTTGTATGATGACCGCGAGTTTGCCTACCGCGAAGCTTACCTGACACAGATCACCGCGCTGGAAAGTTTTCTGGCGACATTGCCCCCCTTCGGTCCGAAAAACCAGACACTGTTTGAATTGCTCACCGCGCCAATGAAAGCGGCTCCCCATTCGATTCTGGGACAGCTTGCCTACATCCGGGAAAACTGGGTGGAATGGCTGGGCGAAGATTTGGTTCTACTGCTGCTCTCGGCGGAAGATATTGTGCGCGAAGAGGAACAGGGCGGCGGTCCCGGGCCGGGGATTGACCCCGACTATCTGCAGCGCCTGTCCAGCCGCGCAATTTTTGAAAACACGGAAGTCGAACGCTTCAGCACGGACAAGGACTGGATGCCACAGGTGGTGCTCATGGCCAAGAGTATCTACGTGTGGCTGGATCAGTTGTCCCGCAAATATGGCCGCCTGATTCGAAGGCTCGACGAAATTCCCGATGAGGAGCTGGATCTGCTGGCGCATTGGGGCTTCACCGGACTGTGGATGATCGGCGTCTGGGAGCGCAGCGAAGCCTCGCGCCGCATCAAACACATTCGCGGCAATGTGGACGCAGTCGCCTCGGCTTACTCCCTGTATCAGTACCGGATCAGCGCCGACTTAGGCGGCGATGCAGCGCTGGATAATCTGCGGGAACGCGCCCTGAAGCGGGGAATTCGCCTCGCCAGCGATCTGGTGCCGAATCACATGGGCATTGATTCGGTGTGGACGCGAATGCATCCCGACTGGTTTATTCAACTGAACTATTCTCCATACGGTGCGTACAGTTTCACCGGACCGGATCTTTCCGACGACCCCGATATTTCGATCCGCATCGAAGACGGTTACTGGCGGCAGACCGATGCGGCGGTGGTGTTTCAGCGGGTGGACAAGCGCAACGGGGATACGCGCTTTATCTATCACGGCAATGACGGCACCAGCATGCCGTGGAATGACACCGCACAGCTCAATTTCCTGATTCCCCAAGTGCGCGAGGCGATGATTCAGCAGATTATCGACGTGGCGAAACGTTTTCCGATCCTGCGCTTCGACGCGGCGATGACGCTGACCAGGAAGCACTATCAGCGGCTATGGTATCCCGAGCCGGGGACGGGCGGCGCGATTCCGTCGCGCTCGCAGTTCGGCCTGACCAAAGATGAGTTCGACCGTGCGATGCCTGAAGAGTTCTGGCGGCAGGTGGTAGACCGCGTGGCCGAGCAGGAGCCCGAGACGCTGCTGCTGGCCGAAGCCTTCTGGCTGCTCGAAGGGTACTTTGTGCGCACCTTGGGCATGCACCGCGTGTACAACAGCGCGTTCATGAACATGTTGAAGCTCGAAGAGAACGCCAAATACCGCCAGGTCATCAAGAACCTGCTGGAGTTCGACCCGCGCATCTTGCAGCGCTTCGTCAACTTCATGAACAATCCCGACGAAGACACGGCAGTGGCGCAGTTCGGCAAAGGGGACAAGTATTTCGGCGTGGCGATCATGATGGCCACCATGCCGGGACTCCCGATGTTCGGGCACGGGCAGATTGAGGGCTACACCGAAAAATACGGGCACGAATATCAGCGCGCCTACTATGATGAGCTGCCCGATGAGGAACTGGTGCACCGCCACGAGCGCGACCTCTTCCCCATCCTGCGCAAACGGCATCTCTTCAGCGGCGCGGACCATTTTGTGCTGTATGATGTCTTCCGCAATAATGGCGAGGTCGACGAAAACGTGTTCGCCTTCTCCAATGGCTATGGAGACGCGCGGGCGCTGGTGGTCTTCCACAACAAGTATGCGGAGACCAGCGGCTGGATTCACCGCTCAGCGGCCTTCGCCGTGCCAGGTGACGGCCAGCAGTTGATCCAGAAGACGCTGAGCGAAGGCTTGGATCTGAAGCATGAGCCCGGAGTATATTACATTCTGCGGGATCACCTGTCGGGACTGGAATATCTGCGCCGCGCCACGGATCTGGCTTCGCAGGGACTGTTTGTGAGCCTGAAGGCGTATCAATGCCAGGTGTTCACGGACATCCGCGAGTTAAAGGACGATGAATCCGGGCACTGGTCGCGGCTGTGTGATGCCCTGCAAGGCCGCGGTGTACCGTCTATCGAACGCGAATTCAAGCGCGTGGTGTACGCTCCGGTCATTTCCGCCTTCGAAAAGTTCGCTTCGGCGGACCGTTTCAAATCCTTGCTGGAGTCCTCGGCATCGCAGGCAAAAGGAGCCTCGAGCGCCGCACGGGTGGCGAGCTTCGTCGAGGCGGCGCGGCCCTTCCTTGAGCAGGCAGCAGCCATCGGCGCAGTGGCAGATGTGGAAGAGAGCCTCGAAAAGCTCACTCTGTTGACGGACGCCGCGTTGTGCCTGCATGCCCCTGCGAAAAAGATGGCCTTTGACCGCACGCAGGCGCACAAGGCCGCGCGCGATCAGTTGGTGCGCTGTGTGCCCGCCCGGCTTGCCGCTTCCGAATCGTTCTGGCGCGTGCTGTGCGGTTGGCTGGCTACGATCAGTGTTCCCGATAAGCTGGATACCTGGCTGCTGTCGGATGTGCTGCAACGCACCTTCAGAGAGCTGGGGGCGACGGAGAGTCAGGCATGGTATGAGGTGGAACAGGTGCGCGTGCTGCTCGAGTACCATGAGATGGCGCGCAGCTTCGCCGCATCGCGCCGCTTCCTCGGCGTAGTCACCATGCTGAATGATCCGGCGGTACTCAGGCTGATTGGCGCGCATCTCTACGGCCAGGTCATGTGGTTCAACCGGGAGAGCTTCAATCATCTGCTGCGGCTGCTCTACGCGATGACGGCGCTGCATGCGCTGGCGGATCCGAAACCGGCGAAGACCGAGCGCGCGCGAATGCTCGCCGCGTCGTATGCAAGCTTTACGCAGGTTGAAGATCTAAGCGCGATCTCCGAGTACCAACTCGAGCGGCTGCGCGTACTGCTGGGCTATGCGGCAAAGACGGAAGACGCGAACCTTGTGACGTGA
- a CDS encoding DUF2892 domain-containing protein yields the protein MKGNLGATDRLVRTAIGAGMVGIGLLRGRRFMGLLGLYPLITGITGTCPVYKALGISTNKDMDDEMVESFEESTVEVAAP from the coding sequence ATGAAAGGGAATTTAGGAGCGACGGACAGGCTGGTACGCACGGCAATCGGTGCCGGTATGGTGGGAATCGGTCTTCTGCGCGGACGCAGGTTCATGGGGCTGCTGGGACTCTATCCGCTGATCACGGGCATCACGGGGACCTGCCCGGTGTACAAGGCCTTGGGCATCTCCACTAACAAGGATATGGATGATGAGATGGTGGAGAGCTTCGAAGAATCAACCGTTGAGGTAGCCGCGCCGTAA
- a CDS encoding TonB-dependent receptor: MASTSFAAEIRGTVKDYTNGYAVAGAMVKFPAFNVETATDKDGRFRFTDLSAGIYGVVISAPGYHIYNFEQTFADSASVVNVAIELKPSVAGETTAEYLQEQPRYNMPEVTVLSTRATTKDPITYTNMNQREVQQSTYGQDLPLLFTELPNVIAYSDGGNGTGYSYLRMRGFPQSRVAVEVNGTPLNDAGTGEVFWIDLPDFAEDLQDVQVQRGVGSSLYGPAAFGGTINVVTRTPGLYDHPTLRAEGTYGSFNTRRAMVMFESGRLQDKYGISGRLTRMSTDGYRDQSWATLWSYYLSAARFGKTHTTRVVFYGGPEKTHLAYDGATLAELAQNRKYNPLSYPGETDNFFQPHYELHDEWKISGKVKLDNSLYLFRGDGYYDQFRTAGSPSDYYYSAVSPQVEFNLLRRRNVGETDWGWIPRARIEHGWGETTVGGELRIHQAHHDGQIVWSEYQPANTGPDYRYYDYRIRKNAGSVYVHNLFNLSKNLTAMADLQLRTLSYQMDRDRLWGVTWSKAWAFAAPRVGLSYQFLTPDGKTGTPAASVYVNLSEADREPAYNDIYDPQSRDNLPDVAAENFRSTPGGYKYIGPGLMPENMQDLELGTNWQWVRGRLGINLYAMRIHDELIWAGGLDNLGRPVIGNADQTKHNGIEVSGAYSPVNWVNLSGNVALTDHRFVHFKEWTSSTTFISHDGNRLALDPPFILNFKARFDYEGFFFMPSVQALGKQFIDNTEDASTAIPAHALLNADFGYRFTHLGSAAQSAELRFRVNNLLNRTYESAGWWGWTEPVYITGAPRAVYSTMSVEF, translated from the coding sequence TTGGCTTCAACTTCCTTCGCTGCCGAGATTCGCGGAACGGTAAAGGACTACACCAACGGATATGCGGTCGCCGGAGCAATGGTGAAGTTTCCGGCTTTCAATGTGGAAACGGCCACCGACAAAGATGGCCGCTTCCGGTTTACTGACCTCTCCGCGGGAATCTATGGTGTCGTGATCTCCGCGCCGGGGTATCATATCTACAATTTCGAGCAGACCTTTGCCGACTCGGCCTCTGTTGTCAATGTCGCCATTGAACTCAAGCCGTCGGTCGCGGGAGAAACCACGGCAGAGTACTTGCAGGAACAGCCCCGCTACAACATGCCGGAAGTAACGGTCCTGAGCACACGGGCGACCACCAAGGATCCCATCACCTACACCAACATGAACCAGCGGGAAGTGCAGCAGAGCACCTACGGACAGGATCTGCCGCTGCTCTTTACCGAACTGCCGAATGTGATCGCCTATTCGGACGGCGGTAACGGTACAGGCTATTCCTATCTGCGGATGCGCGGATTTCCCCAGAGCCGCGTGGCCGTGGAAGTCAACGGTACGCCCCTGAACGACGCCGGCACCGGAGAAGTCTTCTGGATCGACCTGCCGGACTTTGCCGAAGACTTGCAGGACGTGCAGGTGCAGCGCGGTGTGGGATCATCCCTCTATGGCCCGGCCGCCTTCGGCGGGACCATCAATGTGGTGACGCGCACTCCGGGCCTCTATGACCACCCCACCCTGCGCGCGGAAGGCACCTATGGGTCGTTCAATACGCGCCGTGCAATGGTGATGTTCGAATCGGGACGGTTGCAGGACAAATACGGTATCTCCGGACGGCTGACGCGCATGAGCACCGACGGCTACCGTGATCAGTCCTGGGCGACTCTCTGGAGCTATTATCTCTCCGCCGCGCGCTTCGGCAAGACGCACACCACGCGCGTGGTGTTCTATGGCGGCCCCGAAAAGACTCACCTCGCCTATGACGGAGCCACGCTGGCCGAACTGGCGCAAAATCGCAAATACAATCCGCTGTCCTATCCCGGCGAGACCGACAACTTCTTCCAGCCGCACTACGAACTGCACGACGAGTGGAAGATTTCCGGCAAGGTGAAACTGGACAACTCCCTCTACCTGTTCCGCGGCGACGGCTACTACGACCAGTTCCGCACGGCGGGTTCTCCTTCCGACTATTACTATTCCGCCGTCTCGCCGCAAGTGGAATTCAATCTCCTGCGGCGGCGCAATGTCGGCGAGACCGATTGGGGCTGGATTCCCCGGGCGCGAATCGAGCACGGCTGGGGCGAAACTACGGTGGGCGGCGAACTGCGCATCCATCAGGCACACCACGACGGCCAGATTGTCTGGTCCGAGTATCAGCCGGCCAACACGGGTCCGGATTACCGCTATTACGATTACCGCATCCGCAAGAATGCCGGCTCGGTGTATGTGCATAACCTCTTTAATCTTTCGAAAAACCTGACCGCTATGGCGGATCTGCAATTGCGCACCCTTAGCTATCAGATGGACCGGGACCGCCTGTGGGGCGTCACCTGGAGCAAGGCATGGGCCTTTGCCGCGCCGCGCGTGGGCCTCAGCTATCAGTTCCTGACACCCGATGGCAAGACCGGAACCCCCGCGGCCAGCGTCTATGTCAATCTCTCCGAAGCCGACCGCGAACCCGCATACAATGACATCTACGACCCGCAATCCCGCGACAATCTGCCCGATGTGGCGGCCGAAAATTTCCGCAGCACACCGGGCGGTTACAAGTACATCGGTCCCGGCCTGATGCCGGAAAATATGCAGGATCTGGAACTGGGCACCAACTGGCAATGGGTGCGCGGACGGCTCGGTATAAACCTGTATGCCATGCGGATCCACGACGAGCTGATCTGGGCCGGCGGTCTGGACAATCTGGGCCGTCCGGTAATTGGCAATGCCGATCAGACCAAGCACAATGGGATCGAGGTCTCCGGCGCGTACTCTCCGGTCAATTGGGTGAACCTTTCGGGCAATGTGGCCCTCACCGATCACCGCTTTGTGCACTTCAAGGAATGGACGAGCAGCACAACCTTTATTTCCCATGACGGCAATCGCCTGGCCCTCGACCCGCCGTTCATCCTGAATTTCAAAGCGCGGTTTGACTATGAAGGATTTTTCTTCATGCCCTCCGTGCAGGCCTTGGGCAAGCAGTTTATCGACAACACCGAAGATGCCAGCACCGCCATTCCGGCCCACGCCCTCCTCAATGCGGATTTCGGTTACCGCTTCACGCATCTTGGCAGCGCGGCACAGTCGGCGGAACTTCGCTTCCGCGTCAACAACCTGCTGAACCGCACCTATGAGAGCGCGGGCTGGTGGGGCTGGACGGAGCCGGTCTACATCACCGGCGCACCGCGCGCGGTCTACAGCACCATGTCCGTGGAATTTTAG